A genomic window from Chitinophaga pollutisoli includes:
- a CDS encoding ribonuclease Z: MFAVTILGNNSAIPTPERHPTAQVLTYNDQLMLIDCGEGTQTQLARYKVRRSKIRYIFISHLHGDHYFGLIGLINSMSLLGRTDPLTVFGPPALWDILELQLRHAATTLRFELEFKPLTPETLGVLLRDKDMEVSCFPTRHRIPCYGFSFSVQRRKRRIIPEQTRAYEIPSAFFTQLAEGEDYIRKDGSVVRNDWVTLPPLRARRYVYCADSIYDEDLLPWMKDADLVYHETTYLDDLRQRAADRFHSTSVQAATLASMAGARRLLIGHFSSKYTELQPFLDESIPVFPQTELALEGTTYII; this comes from the coding sequence ATGTTTGCGGTTACCATACTCGGCAATAATTCGGCAATCCCCACGCCGGAGCGGCATCCCACCGCCCAGGTGCTCACGTACAACGACCAGCTCATGCTGATCGATTGCGGTGAAGGCACGCAGACACAGCTTGCCCGTTACAAGGTGCGTCGCAGCAAAATCCGGTATATTTTCATCAGTCACCTCCACGGCGACCACTATTTCGGCCTCATTGGGCTCATCAACAGCATGAGCCTCCTCGGGCGGACGGACCCGCTGACCGTCTTCGGCCCTCCCGCGTTGTGGGACATCCTCGAGCTGCAACTCCGCCACGCCGCCACCACGCTGCGCTTCGAGCTGGAATTCAAGCCTCTCACGCCCGAAACCCTCGGGGTGCTGCTGCGCGATAAAGACATGGAAGTGAGCTGCTTCCCTACCCGCCACCGCATCCCCTGCTACGGCTTTTCGTTCAGCGTGCAGCGGAGAAAACGCCGCATCATCCCCGAACAAACCCGCGCTTACGAAATCCCCTCCGCCTTCTTCACCCAACTCGCCGAAGGTGAAGATTATATCAGGAAAGACGGCTCGGTGGTCCGCAACGATTGGGTTACCCTCCCACCGCTCCGCGCACGGCGGTATGTGTATTGCGCAGACAGCATTTACGACGAAGATCTCCTTCCCTGGATGAAAGACGCCGACCTGGTTTACCACGAAACCACCTATCTCGACGACCTCCGCCAGCGTGCCGCCGACCGCTTCCACAGCACCAGCGTGCAGGCTGCCACCCTTGCCAGCATGGCCGGCGCCAGGAGGCTGCTGATCGGCCACTTCTCCTCCAAATACACCGAGCTGCAGCCGTTCCTCGACGAAAGCATCCCCGTTTTCCCCCAAACGGAACTCGCGCTCGAAGGCACCACCTACATCATCTAG